One window of Flavobacteriales bacterium genomic DNA carries:
- a CDS encoding F0F1 ATP synthase subunit alpha: MAEVKPAEVSAILRQQLAGFKSESDLQEVGTVLQVGDGIARIYGLTNVQSGELIEFESGLQGIVLNLEEDNIGAVLLGPSKGIKEGDVVKRTNRIASINVGEGMLGRVVDTLGNPIDGKGPIQGETFEMPIERKAPGVIYRQPVNEPLQTGIKAIDAMIPVGRGQRELIIGDRQTGKTAVAIDTIINQKEFYDKGEPVFCIYVAVGQKGSTVASIAKTLEDAGALAYTVIVASNASDPAPMQFYAPLAGAAIGEYFRDTGRPALIVFDDLSKQAVAYREVSLLLRRPPGREAYPGDVFYLHSRLLERAAKVINDDAIASQMNDLPDSLKGKVKGGGSLTALPIIETQAGDVSAYIPTNVISITDGQIFLDGDLFNSGVRPAINVGISVSRVGGSAQIKSMKKISGTLKLDQAQYRELEAFAKFGSDLDAATTAVIEKGQRNVEILKQGQYSPLRVEEQAAIIFCGTNGLLMDVPTNKVKEFEQEFIAFLHNKHQDTLDALAAGKLNDDITDTLRSVCADLSKKYAA, translated from the coding sequence ATGGCAGAAGTAAAACCAGCTGAGGTATCAGCAATTTTAAGACAACAACTAGCAGGTTTCAAATCAGAATCGGATTTACAAGAAGTAGGAACCGTATTACAAGTAGGTGATGGTATCGCTCGTATATATGGACTTACCAACGTACAGTCTGGTGAGCTTATTGAATTCGAAAGTGGACTGCAAGGTATCGTTCTTAACCTAGAGGAAGATAATATTGGTGCAGTACTATTAGGGCCATCAAAAGGTATCAAAGAAGGAGATGTTGTAAAAAGAACTAACCGCATTGCCTCAATTAATGTTGGGGAAGGTATGTTGGGTCGTGTTGTAGATACTTTAGGAAACCCTATTGATGGTAAAGGACCTATTCAAGGCGAAACATTTGAGATGCCAATTGAAAGAAAAGCTCCTGGTGTAATATATCGTCAGCCAGTAAACGAGCCATTACAAACAGGCATTAAGGCTATTGACGCTATGATTCCTGTAGGTAGAGGACAAAGAGAGCTTATTATTGGTGACCGTCAGACAGGAAAAACAGCTGTAGCGATTGATACTATTATTAACCAGAAAGAGTTTTACGATAAAGGCGAGCCAGTATTTTGTATTTACGTTGCTGTAGGTCAAAAAGGATCAACAGTAGCTTCTATTGCAAAAACGTTAGAAGATGCAGGAGCACTAGCTTATACGGTTATTGTTGCCTCAAACGCTTCTGATCCAGCTCCTATGCAGTTCTACGCTCCATTAGCCGGTGCAGCGATTGGTGAATACTTTAGAGATACAGGTAGACCAGCACTTATCGTATTTGATGATTTATCAAAACAAGCGGTAGCATATCGTGAGGTATCCTTGTTATTAAGAAGACCTCCAGGTCGTGAGGCTTACCCGGGAGATGTATTCTACCTTCACTCAAGATTACTAGAAAGAGCAGCAAAAGTGATTAATGATGATGCTATTGCGTCTCAAATGAACGATTTGCCAGACTCTTTAAAAGGAAAAGTAAAAGGCGGTGGTTCATTAACGGCATTGCCAATTATTGAAACGCAAGCAGGTGATGTATCGGCTTATATTCCAACAAATGTAATTTCAATTACAGATGGACAGATTTTCCTTGATGGTGACTTATTCAACTCGGGTGTTCGTCCAGCGATTAATGTAGGTATTTCAGTATCTCGTGTGGGCGGTTCTGCTCAGATTAAATCAATGAAAAAGATTTCAGGTACATTAAAGCTTGACCAAGCACAGTACCGTGAACTTGAAGCCTTTGCTAAGTTTGGTTCTGACCTTGATGCAGCAACAACTGCTGTAATTGAGAAAGGACAACGAAACGTGGAAATTTTGAAGCAAGGTCAATATTCACCTCTAAGAGTAGAAGAGCAAGCCGCTATCATTTTCTGTGGTACTAACGGATTATTGATGGATGTTCCTACCAATAAGGTTAAAGAATTTGAGCAAGAGTTTATCGCTTTCTTACACAACAAACACCAAGATACTCTCGACGCTTTAGCAGCAGGTAAATTGAACGACGATATCACAGACACACTACGCTCTGTATGTGCAGATCTATCTAAAAAATACGCAGCATAA
- the dut gene encoding dUTP diphosphatase, translating to MQVNVINRSKHPLPQYETIASAGMDVRANIDEPIELAPLQRQLIKTGLFVEIPVGYEIQVRPRSGLAYKKGITVLNSPGTIDADYRGEIGVLLVNLSSETFVVNDGERIAQLVLAAHEQAQWQEVSALEESNRGQGGFGSTGTK from the coding sequence ATGCAAGTAAACGTAATAAACCGCTCAAAACACCCTTTGCCTCAATACGAAACTATAGCGTCAGCAGGTATGGATGTACGCGCCAATATTGATGAACCTATAGAGCTTGCTCCCTTACAACGCCAACTGATAAAAACTGGATTGTTTGTGGAAATACCCGTTGGTTACGAAATACAAGTTCGTCCTCGAAGCGGACTAGCTTACAAAAAAGGAATAACGGTTTTAAATAGCCCTGGCACTATCGATGCAGACTATAGGGGTGAAATCGGCGTTCTATTAGTGAACCTGTCCTCCGAAACCTTTGTGGTGAATGATGGTGAGCGAATAGCACAGCTTGTATTAGCCGCACACGAACAAGCCCAATGGCAAGAGGTCAGCGCTTTAGAAGAATCAAATCGAGGTCAAGGAGGCTTCGGTAGTACTGGAACAAAATAA
- the atpG gene encoding ATP synthase F1 subunit gamma — translation MANLKEIRARITSVGSTMQITSAMKMVSAAKLKRAQDAITQMRPYANKLRELLVNLSSTLESSDGGAYSDARPVKKQLVVAITSNRGLCGAFNNNVIKQAKVLAKDCDNTSFLTIGKKASEHFTKNGFDVVSTHDELYSDLTFANTSAIAQDLMNHFTEGRYDKVVLVYNQFKNAASQILMSEPFLPVETPSDDSATIGDYIFEPEKEEIVADLIPKSLKIQLFKAVLDSQASEHGARMTAMHKATDNAGELKRELTLTYNKARQAAITGEILEIVGGAEALNS, via the coding sequence ATGGCTAACTTAAAAGAAATACGGGCAAGAATTACTTCTGTAGGTTCTACTATGCAAATCACTAGTGCCATGAAAATGGTATCGGCGGCTAAACTCAAAAGAGCTCAGGATGCCATTACTCAGATGCGTCCGTATGCCAATAAGTTGCGTGAATTATTAGTTAACCTAAGCTCTACATTAGAGTCTTCGGATGGCGGTGCGTATTCAGATGCTCGTCCAGTGAAGAAACAATTAGTAGTTGCTATTACCTCAAATAGAGGTTTGTGTGGTGCCTTCAACAACAATGTTATCAAACAAGCTAAAGTACTAGCTAAGGACTGTGATAACACCTCATTTCTGACTATTGGTAAAAAAGCCTCAGAGCACTTTACTAAAAATGGTTTTGATGTTGTCTCTACACATGATGAGCTTTATTCTGATTTAACTTTTGCCAACACTTCAGCAATTGCTCAAGATTTAATGAATCATTTTACTGAGGGAAGATACGACAAGGTCGTATTGGTATATAATCAGTTCAAAAATGCAGCTTCGCAGATTTTAATGTCTGAACCCTTCTTACCAGTAGAAACACCTTCTGATGATTCGGCAACCATTGGGGACTACATATTTGAACCAGAAAAAGAGGAGATTGTAGCAGACCTTATCCCTAAATCATTGAAAATACAATTGTTTAAGGCTGTTTTAGACTCTCAAGCTTCAGAACATGGCGCTAGGATGACTGCTATGCATAAAGCTACAGATAACGCAGGAGAACTCAAAAGAGAACTAACCCTTACCTATAACAAAGCTAGACAAGCAGCTATTACTGGTGAAATTCTAGAAATTGTAGGCGGAGCAGAGGCGTTAAACTCTTAA
- the atpH gene encoding ATP synthase F1 subunit delta: MKNTRATYRYAKALLELAKEQGTLEVCKTDMETVVSICKDSRELMLLLKSPVVKTDKKQAIFSEIFNSCSALTMSFIQLITKKKRESLLFDIAERFLLVYKESLGIGTAVLTTATSIDEDTRQNVLDFIKKQGISQVDLTEKVDISLIGGAVLRLGDKQLDVSVARQIKDLKQSFNKNLYIKDF, from the coding sequence ATGAAAAACACCAGAGCAACATACAGATACGCCAAGGCGCTATTAGAATTAGCCAAAGAGCAAGGTACCTTAGAGGTTTGCAAAACCGATATGGAAACCGTTGTTTCTATTTGTAAAGACTCTAGAGAATTAATGCTTTTATTAAAAAGCCCGGTAGTTAAGACGGATAAAAAACAAGCCATTTTTTCTGAAATATTTAATTCTTGTTCAGCATTAACAATGAGTTTTATTCAACTCATCACTAAAAAGAAAAGAGAGTCATTATTATTTGATATAGCCGAACGTTTTCTATTGGTTTACAAAGAAAGCTTAGGCATTGGAACTGCTGTTCTTACAACAGCCACATCCATCGATGAAGATACAAGACAAAATGTTCTTGACTTCATTAAAAAACAAGGTATTAGTCAAGTAGACTTAACCGAAAAAGTAGATATAAGCCTAATAGGTGGAGCAGTTCTTCGACTTGGCGACAAACAACTTGACGTAAGTGTAGCGCGTCAGATTAAAGACTTAAAACAATCGTTTAATAAAAACCTTTATATAAAGGACTTCTAA
- a CDS encoding DUF4292 domain-containing protein, whose product MNRLSLFIVILFLSSCVGTKWATKTTTQSAKSVLKKAEYNTNDIQWFTTNIKGKADFDKTSVPISAQLRMRKDSVIWMSMSALMGIEAVRVHITPDSVKFINRLNSTYFVGGIESLSVKYNLPLSFYELQDVLLASISPKENSSYTLDVTPEAYTLFSSSNQNVIKLNTSYLPVEVFHSRSDSQFVKINYQNYLQTDSIWLPKSVSIDAQSSEKTAKATLNYSKATVNRPKKVKFSIPSSYAPM is encoded by the coding sequence ATGAATAGATTAAGCCTTTTCATAGTTATATTGTTTTTGTCATCATGTGTGGGTACTAAATGGGCAACTAAAACAACCACTCAGTCCGCAAAATCAGTATTAAAAAAAGCGGAATACAACACAAACGATATTCAATGGTTCACCACAAACATTAAAGGCAAAGCCGATTTTGATAAAACAAGCGTGCCTATTAGCGCTCAATTACGCATGAGAAAAGACAGTGTTATTTGGATGTCTATGTCTGCCCTAATGGGTATTGAAGCAGTGCGCGTTCACATAACCCCTGATAGTGTAAAATTTATTAATCGATTGAATTCCACTTATTTTGTAGGTGGGATAGAGTCTCTTTCTGTAAAATACAATTTACCCCTTTCCTTTTATGAGTTACAAGACGTTTTACTAGCGTCTATCAGTCCAAAAGAAAATAGTTCATACACTTTAGATGTTACGCCAGAGGCATATACCCTGTTTTCTTCTAGTAATCAAAACGTTATTAAGCTAAACACAAGCTATTTGCCTGTGGAGGTTTTTCATAGCCGTTCGGATAGTCAGTTTGTCAAAATTAATTATCAAAACTACCTTCAAACAGACTCTATTTGGCTACCTAAATCAGTAAGTATTGACGCACAATCTTCTGAAAAGACGGCTAAAGCAACGCTTAACTATTCTAAAGCGACTGTAAATAGACCCAAAAAAGTAAAATTCTCCATACCTTCGTCATATGCACCGATGTAG
- a CDS encoding enoyl-CoA hydratase/isomerase family protein translates to MSYQLILSEHLNGLARITINRPQQLNALNKETIEELNDAILKADRDSGVRCILITGSGTKAFVAGADIKEFAHFNAEEGTNLSTDGQYMLFDLLDNLSTPSIAAINGFALGGGLELAMSCHIRVASTNAKMGLPEVSLGVIPGYGGTQRLRELVGKGKALEMITTAAMLSAEEAKEWGLVNHVCEQDELIAFCEKIAGRIIKNSPIAIAKAIKSVNAGCNTDGYEVEKQSFGECCSTDDFKEGTSAFMEKRKPNFTGK, encoded by the coding sequence ATGTCCTACCAACTTATTTTATCAGAACACCTTAATGGTTTAGCAAGAATAACTATAAATCGACCACAACAACTTAATGCCTTAAATAAGGAGACAATTGAGGAGTTAAACGATGCCATTTTAAAAGCAGATAGAGATAGTGGCGTGAGGTGTATCCTCATTACAGGCTCAGGAACAAAAGCGTTTGTGGCAGGTGCTGATATCAAAGAGTTTGCTCACTTCAACGCTGAAGAAGGCACAAACTTATCAACTGATGGACAGTACATGTTGTTTGATTTATTGGACAACTTATCTACACCAAGTATTGCAGCAATCAATGGTTTTGCTCTTGGCGGAGGATTAGAGTTAGCCATGTCTTGTCATATTCGAGTAGCATCTACTAATGCCAAAATGGGTTTACCCGAAGTGTCTTTAGGGGTTATTCCTGGCTATGGAGGCACCCAACGTTTGCGAGAGCTTGTAGGCAAAGGAAAGGCTTTGGAAATGATTACCACCGCAGCTATGCTAAGCGCTGAAGAAGCTAAAGAATGGGGTTTAGTTAATCACGTTTGTGAACAAGACGAACTAATAGCTTTCTGTGAAAAGATTGCTGGTCGAATAATTAAAAACTCTCCCATAGCCATAGCCAAAGCAATAAAATCCGTTAATGCCGGTTGTAATACAGACGGTTATGAAGTAGAGAAACAATCCTTCGGCGAATGCTGTTCTACCGACGACTTTAAAGAAGGAACAAGTGCTTTTATGGAAAAAAGAAAACCAAATTTCACAGGCAAATAA
- a CDS encoding peptidoglycan DD-metalloendopeptidase family protein — protein MHRCSSYLLTIVFVFGICLFAHSQSKEVLQSKKAQIQKEIQLTNKLIKKAKKEKNQSINILSTLNKQIESRSEIVKTLDLEIKMTIIQIDNLKSEIKDTKQSIQDQQNLLDTLKKEYALMIRHAYHNRNSYDRLAFVFSAQSYNQAFKRIRYLQEYSRFRQKQVEEIKQVEQQLSEELLSLKRQKALLTVAMNERNAMLGESQIEINLLTTEKQSQNTFLSSLRKKEKKLKKDLSKQQQLAKTLDDKIKKIIAEEIRKAKEKANTAGGVKLSLTPEEQLLSDNFSSNKGKLPWPVERGVIIERFGIQPHPVLRGIETLNNGVKITTEEGSFVRAIFEGKVSRIIDIPGSGKAVIISHGDYFTVYSNLIEVFVKRGQTVALKEDIARVFTKSSNKESITELQIWKGSEKLDPSSWLYKAY, from the coding sequence ATGCACCGATGTAGTTCATACCTCCTGACTATAGTATTTGTTTTTGGAATTTGCTTATTTGCCCATTCGCAATCCAAAGAGGTTTTACAATCCAAGAAAGCACAAATACAAAAGGAGATTCAATTGACTAATAAGTTGATTAAAAAGGCAAAAAAGGAAAAGAATCAATCCATAAATATTTTATCTACACTCAATAAGCAGATAGAATCTCGAAGCGAAATCGTTAAAACTTTAGACTTAGAAATTAAGATGACTATTATTCAAATAGACAATCTTAAGTCCGAAATAAAAGATACTAAGCAGTCCATACAAGACCAGCAAAACTTACTTGACACACTCAAAAAAGAATATGCTTTAATGATTCGCCACGCCTATCACAATCGAAATTCTTACGACCGCTTAGCGTTTGTTTTTTCAGCACAAAGCTATAATCAAGCCTTCAAGAGAATAAGATACTTACAAGAATATAGCCGTTTTAGACAAAAGCAAGTAGAAGAAATAAAACAAGTAGAACAACAATTATCAGAAGAGTTGTTAAGTTTAAAACGTCAAAAAGCCTTACTTACCGTAGCCATGAACGAACGGAACGCTATGCTTGGAGAATCCCAAATAGAAATAAATCTTCTTACAACAGAAAAGCAATCGCAAAACACCTTCTTATCTAGCCTCAGGAAAAAAGAAAAGAAATTAAAGAAAGACTTATCCAAACAGCAACAACTTGCCAAAACACTTGATGATAAAATCAAAAAAATTATTGCTGAAGAAATTCGTAAGGCCAAAGAAAAAGCCAATACTGCAGGTGGGGTGAAATTGTCACTAACCCCTGAAGAACAACTATTATCCGATAATTTCAGTTCAAACAAAGGTAAACTCCCTTGGCCGGTTGAACGTGGGGTTATAATTGAGCGTTTTGGAATACAGCCCCATCCGGTTTTAAGAGGCATAGAAACACTTAACAACGGTGTAAAAATTACCACTGAAGAGGGCTCTTTCGTTCGAGCAATTTTTGAAGGAAAGGTTTCGCGAATTATTGATATTCCAGGCTCAGGAAAAGCAGTCATTATAAGTCATGGCGATTATTTTACAGTTTATTCAAACCTTATAGAGGTTTTTGTAAAGCGAGGTCAGACTGTAGCTTTAAAAGAAGATATCGCTAGAGTTTTTACAAAATCATCAAACAAAGAATCCATTACCGAGCTTCAAATATGGAAGGGCAGCGAAAAGCTTGACCCATCCTCATGGCTTTATAAAGCTTACTAG
- the tatA gene encoding twin-arginine translocase TatA/TatE family subunit — MTSSTLLVIGWPQIVLIVVIVLILFGGKKLPELMKGLGKGMKEFKDATKELNEDNKEEK; from the coding sequence ATGACATCATCTACATTACTTGTAATAGGTTGGCCTCAAATCGTTCTTATAGTAGTTATTGTTTTAATCCTTTTTGGAGGAAAAAAACTTCCTGAATTAATGAAAGGCCTAGGAAAAGGCATGAAAGAATTTAAGGACGCTACAAAGGAACTAAACGAAGACAATAAAGAGGAAAAATAA
- a CDS encoding tetratricopeptide repeat protein: protein MRIAIIFCLSFVLLETKAQDHPFYSADDPIIKKALNAVDPVEYQNAYFRGLKYKILGDNEKALEAFKNCIRLDGSEPTPMYESALIYFDAGQLDQALFFIESACEIEKDNKWFQQLLATTYLEIGKYSKAIIAFKKLLEIEPGNEDWHFELASAYLMNNQGRSAIKVYDDLEKYIGPYSMLYQQKKRIYNEIGDKNSAISEIEKWVKSEPGNIEALNELAELYLLSGKQEKAISTLEKVFEINENDARAFIILSELYRNIKQADKSFEYTKKAFASQDLSIDTKMRTLLTYYDFTDKDTMLLSKTYELIEVLKLAHPDNAKPYTIAGDFYYRDGKIDQAQSNFRAAVELDASRYPIWQQLMIIAFDKKEYEEVVQLGEASQELFPSQPTSYYFSGLAYLQQKKYSSAIDQFNTGKLMVIANDNLLAQFYASLGDAYHAIENYKDSDKAYDRSLELFPENTYVLNNFSYYLSLRNTKLDQAEDMMSSCVKLQPNQSSYEDTYAWIFYQKGDYKNALLWLEKSIKNGGGSSATIIEHYGDVLFQLGRNSEALEQWMKAKELGSDSEWIDKKIADKTLYE from the coding sequence ATGAGAATAGCCATTATTTTTTGTTTATCATTTGTGTTGCTTGAAACAAAGGCACAAGACCACCCGTTTTATTCTGCTGATGACCCCATCATTAAAAAAGCACTTAATGCAGTAGACCCAGTAGAATATCAAAACGCCTACTTTAGGGGGCTCAAGTATAAAATATTGGGCGATAATGAAAAAGCGTTAGAGGCCTTCAAGAATTGCATACGACTAGATGGAAGCGAGCCTACACCTATGTACGAATCGGCACTAATTTATTTTGATGCAGGACAACTTGACCAAGCCTTATTTTTCATAGAAAGTGCTTGCGAAATAGAAAAGGATAATAAATGGTTTCAACAGCTACTCGCAACAACCTATCTAGAGATAGGTAAATACAGTAAAGCCATCATAGCGTTTAAAAAACTATTGGAAATTGAGCCTGGAAATGAAGACTGGCATTTTGAATTAGCATCAGCTTACCTAATGAATAATCAAGGTAGAAGCGCTATAAAAGTATACGATGACCTTGAAAAATATATTGGTCCATATAGCATGTTGTACCAACAAAAAAAGCGGATTTACAATGAAATTGGTGACAAAAATTCAGCTATTTCCGAAATAGAAAAATGGGTAAAGTCTGAGCCAGGAAATATTGAAGCCCTAAACGAATTAGCAGAACTTTATCTTCTTAGTGGTAAACAAGAAAAAGCGATTTCTACACTTGAAAAGGTCTTTGAAATCAATGAAAATGATGCTAGAGCTTTTATCATTTTATCAGAACTCTATCGCAACATCAAACAAGCAGACAAGTCCTTCGAATACACTAAAAAAGCCTTTGCTTCACAAGATTTAAGCATTGACACAAAGATGCGCACCCTCCTTACTTATTACGATTTCACTGATAAGGACACTATGCTTTTATCAAAAACATATGAGCTCATAGAGGTTCTGAAGCTTGCGCATCCCGACAATGCAAAACCCTACACTATTGCAGGTGACTTTTATTATAGAGACGGGAAAATTGACCAAGCACAATCAAACTTTAGAGCCGCTGTAGAACTTGACGCAAGCCGTTACCCCATCTGGCAGCAACTTATGATTATTGCTTTTGATAAAAAAGAGTATGAAGAGGTGGTTCAATTAGGAGAAGCATCACAAGAGTTATTTCCAAGTCAGCCTACAAGCTATTATTTTTCTGGGCTTGCCTATTTGCAACAAAAGAAATATTCCTCAGCAATAGATCAATTCAATACTGGTAAACTCATGGTCATTGCCAACGACAATTTATTAGCTCAGTTTTATGCTTCTTTAGGCGATGCTTACCATGCTATTGAAAACTATAAGGATTCCGATAAGGCTTATGACAGATCGTTGGAGCTGTTCCCAGAGAACACCTATGTTTTAAATAATTTCAGCTACTATTTGTCGCTTAGAAATACCAAGCTTGATCAGGCCGAAGATATGATGAGTTCTTGCGTAAAATTACAGCCGAACCAATCCTCATACGAAGATACTTATGCTTGGATTTTCTACCAGAAGGGAGACTATAAAAACGCTTTATTATGGTTAGAAAAATCCATTAAAAACGGCGGGGGCTCTAGCGCTACTATTATTGAACATTATGGCGATGTTCTCTTTCAACTTGGCAGAAACAGCGAAGCCCTGGAGCAGTGGATGAAAGCTAAGGAGCTTGGCTCTGACTCGGAGTGGATTGATAAAAAAATAGCAGACAAAACTCTTTATGAATAG
- a CDS encoding polysaccharide biosynthesis protein — protein MNPLKKLLGQTAIYGLSSIVGRLLNYLLVPLYTRYFTTSEYGDVTLLYAYVAFLLIVLTYGMETAFFRFSQRHPNKSAVYSTSLISLLISSVVFVVLMFSNAQSIADFLSFSSKPEYVQYFALILGLDALSAISFAKLREQNRAVRFASIRLFNIFVNIGLNLFFIVYCPLALSNNLLGAEFIQTIYSEDIGIGYIFIANLVASVLTLLLFVPEMVKSTWRFDVALWRKMMIYALPLMLAGLAGITNETIDRILLKHLLPADISASEIGLYSAFYKLSIIMTLFVQTFRFAAEPFFFAQEKEQNAKEVYALVMKYFTIVTALIFLTVTIYYDIVKQFIGSDFHDDRGAIIVPILLLANLFLGLYYNLSVWYKLTEKTLFGAYMSLFGAGVTIVLNLLLIPKLGFVGSAWATLCCYLLMVLCSYFLGRKYYPIPYPLQRMGLYFVLMFALYFLSINWSLGMLNNTLYLLIFIAVAFVLERPKKSSLNI, from the coding sequence GTGAACCCTCTCAAAAAACTACTAGGACAAACGGCTATTTATGGGCTGAGTAGTATTGTTGGGCGTTTACTCAACTACCTATTAGTACCCCTTTATACTCGTTATTTTACAACATCAGAATATGGAGACGTTACCCTTCTATACGCCTATGTTGCCTTCCTGCTTATTGTTCTTACCTATGGAATGGAGACTGCTTTTTTTAGATTCTCACAGCGCCACCCCAATAAAAGCGCAGTATATAGCACCTCATTAATCTCTTTACTTATCAGTTCTGTTGTATTTGTGGTGCTAATGTTCAGCAACGCTCAGTCTATCGCCGACTTTCTTTCTTTTTCTTCCAAACCTGAATATGTTCAGTATTTTGCGTTAATCCTTGGCTTAGACGCTTTAAGCGCCATTAGTTTTGCCAAACTAAGAGAACAAAACCGAGCCGTTCGTTTTGCCAGTATTCGACTCTTCAACATTTTCGTAAATATTGGTCTAAATCTCTTTTTCATAGTGTATTGTCCTCTAGCGCTATCAAATAACCTTCTGGGTGCAGAATTTATACAAACCATCTATTCAGAAGATATAGGAATCGGTTATATATTTATAGCAAACCTAGTTGCTAGCGTCCTTACATTGTTGTTATTCGTTCCTGAAATGGTAAAATCTACCTGGCGATTTGATGTAGCACTATGGCGAAAAATGATGATTTATGCCCTACCACTAATGCTTGCTGGTCTAGCGGGAATTACTAATGAAACGATTGATAGAATTCTTTTAAAACACCTTTTACCAGCTGATATCTCAGCCTCGGAAATAGGTTTATATAGCGCATTTTATAAATTATCTATCATAATGACGCTTTTTGTTCAAACCTTTCGATTTGCTGCAGAGCCTTTCTTTTTTGCTCAAGAAAAAGAACAAAATGCTAAAGAAGTCTATGCATTGGTAATGAAATACTTTACCATTGTTACCGCCTTAATATTCTTGACTGTAACCATATACTACGATATTGTAAAGCAATTTATAGGCTCAGATTTTCATGACGATAGAGGAGCAATCATTGTGCCTATCTTGTTGCTAGCAAATCTATTTTTGGGGCTGTATTATAATTTATCAGTATGGTATAAGCTCACCGAAAAAACACTTTTTGGAGCCTACATGTCTCTTTTTGGAGCAGGAGTTACTATTGTTTTAAATCTTCTTTTAATACCAAAACTAGGCTTCGTTGGTTCTGCATGGGCAACCTTATGTTGTTATTTACTTATGGTATTATGCTCATATTTCTTGGGAAGAAAGTACTACCCTATCCCTTATCCATTACAAAGAATGGGGCTTTATTTTGTCCTTATGTTCGCCTTATATTTTCTCAGCATAAATTGGTCTTTAGGGATGCTAAATAATACCCTTTATCTTCTTATATTTATAGCGGTAGCTTTTGTACTAGAGCGACCTAAAAAATCAAGTCTTAATATTTGA